The DNA window GGGGATGGCATTGGTGACTTTGAAGAAATCTACGGGCAGCCGCTGGGGTAGATTTTTCGGGAGCATCCGTGTCAATGCTCTTGACCCGAACCTGGTCAAATACTGCCGCTGGACGGAGCAGCTGAATGGCGAGGCTGGTTATGGTGGCAATGGGTTCTTAACATATGTCCCGGGCTTGGGCAAAATTCTATTTTCAGAATTTGCACCGATTGAGTTTTGAATTAGACTGTTCCTGTATAAATTAAATACACTCTGTCCATGAAAATACTTAACTGGATTCTTTGCTTTCTGTTCCTGCTTTCCGCTGTACTTCAATACAACGACCCGGATCCGGTCATCTGGATGCTTATGTGGGGTGCAACTGGTGTTGCCTGTCTGCTTTTTGCCCTTAAAAAATTACCCAACCTCATGCCCATGATTGTCGGTGGAATCGCCCTTGTATGGGCGCTCATTCTTCTACCGAAGATCATCGGTACCTACGAAGACATTCTGTGGAACGAAGTTTTCATGCAGGCGTCCATGAGCAACATCACCGTTGAGTGGGTCCGCGAAATGGGCGGGCTACTTATCATCGCCATCTGGATGGGCGTCCTTTTATGTGTTGGTCGGAAGACCGCATAGTTCTGTGGCCTACTTGTGCTGGTGATCCGCATCCGGTCCGTGGCTATGACCGTGTTCTCTTTCTTCTTCGTGACCACAGATACAGGCGTATTCGTGAAGGGAGCATTCCGGACATGTGCTCATGTTGATGTTAAAGCGTTCGCGAACGGGCTCGGCTCCTGGCGAGGCTTTCACATTGAGAATGGCCGGCATGTTTTTGAGGTCGGGCAGGGCGCTTTTTGAAAGCAGTACCTTTCCTTTGGTTTCAAACTGAAGACGTGTCGGGTCGGATCGATCCCCACCTACGAGCGAGACTGCCTGGTCTTTTGGAGCTACGACTTCACCTTGGTCATTTAAAAATGAGATTTGGACCTTGCGTTCATCGGTTACAAAAAACTCCAGTTTGAAATCTTCGCCTACGACGAGACGTCCGCCGTTTGGTCCTGGTTCGGATCTGTGGTCTTTACCACTTTCATCTGCGAAGGATGAGAATACTCCTAAGCTAAGTGCCAAGGCTGTAGTGATCAGGAATGATGGTGATATTTTGGTTTTCATAATTGTAATTCTAGGTGAAAAAACGGCACTGCGAGGACGCAGTGGCCCTACCTGAATCAGCTGAAATGGTAGGGCATGAGCATCCTGCTCTGCCGTCTAGTGGTCTGAGAGTTGAGGCGTTGTTCATTCAACGAAGTACTATAATTGTGGTTAAATCTGATTATGAATTATTCTGATGCTGCTGACTCTAGTCGAATCGATTTTTCCGCTGCCTTTCGACAGAAGGTGTAAAAGAGTGCCGGTGTAACGGCGAGTCCTAGAAAGGTTGAACTTATTAGCCCTCCGATGATCACGATGGCAACTGGATTCAGAATTTCTTTTCCGGGTTCTTCAGCTGCCAGAACCAGGGGTAGGAGGGCAAGGCCTGCAGATATAGCTGTCATGAGTACGGGAACGAGTCTTTCGAGTGTCCCTCTTTCGACCATGCTTCGTGTGAATTGTTCTCCTTCGTGCCTCATTATATGCAGGTAGTGAGAAATCATCATAATGTTGTTGCGAGCGGCGATGCCCGTAACCGCTATAAAGCCGACCAGGGTGGCGATACTAATGTTATCCAAAGTATAGCGGGTATACAGGATACTTCCGATTAGGGAAATGGGAATGATGGTTAACACCAGGATAACGAAGCTAAAGCTTTTGAAGTAGCTGAGCAGCAAAACCAGTATTACAACAAGGATCACTGCCGACATGATCATGATAGTCTTACGCGCTTCTTGTTGTGCCTCATATTCTCCTTCGAAGGATAGCGTGTAGCCCTGGGGCAGGGAGATCTTCTCCGCAACGTCCGACTGCAATTGTTCCACCACTGCATTGAGATCGCTGGTGGTCGGGTTTATCGAAACGACAAATCTCCGGATCGTGTTTTCGCGAAGAATGGTATTGGGCCCCGTCCCTTGTCGTATATCCGCCACATAACTCAAGGGTATCCTTTGTCCACTTTGCGTATCGATATAAAGGCTGGATAACTTCTGCTGCGATTCCCGCCATTCCTTCGGCAAGCGCACGACCAGATCGTAAACGCGTTGTCCTTCGTAAACCTCGGCCACCGTATCGCCACCCATCAAGGCTGCCAGTTGCTCGTTCAATGCGCCTGGCGTTATTCCGTAGGCGAGGGCTCGGCTTCGGTCCACCTCAATCCTGAGTTGAGGGATCGGTGCTTGTTGTTCTCCCCGTGCTTCTTCCAGTCCTGGAATCTCCCTGGCTATTTCTACGATCTCTGTGCCCAGTCGTCTCAGTTCGCTCAACTCCGGTCCATATATTTTGATAGCCACTTTGGCGGAAACCCCACTGAGCATGTGTCCGATCCGGTCAGCCAGCGGGCCGCTAATAGCGCTGAATGTTCCAGGGATGCCCTTCATGGTTTGCCGTATGTCGGCCAGAATGTCATCCCGACTGCGCGCGCTTGATCTATCAAATTCAACATCAAATTCCACCGTGGAAACAGGAACGACATGATCGCCTCGTTCCGCACGACCTACGCGATAGCCGACCGTTTCGATCTCCGGAATTTGAAGCAGTAGGTCTTGGGCAATAGCCGAGATCTCATTGGTTTGCTTCAACGAAGTACCAGGCGCGGTGGTGGTTGCGACCAAGGCGGTCGGCTCCCTGAATGGAGGAAGGAAATTGCCTCCCATGTGCGCAACCGTTCCGTAAGCGATATAAAGAAGCCCTCCTGTAACCAGAAAGATGACGAAGGGTTGTGACAGTGCCAGATTGAGCCACGTGTTCCTGAACAACCATTTCAATCCCCGGACGATAAACCCTTCTTTGTGTAATTTTCCCGGTTTGGGTTTTAGCAAGTAGGAACTCAAAACGGGAATCACTGTTAGAGACACGATGAAAGACGCTGCCATACTGACAATGGTCGCTATGGCTATTGGCGAAAACAACCGTCCTTCCACGCCGCTCAACGCCAAGAGTGGAAGAAAGACCAGAATGATAAGTACGGTCGCATAAAGAATCGACGACCTTACCTCAGCTGATGCTTGTGCAATAACTTCGATATTGGGTCTGGGATTTTCCCGGGACGCATTTTCTCTTAGCCGTCGATAAACGTTTTCCACATCCACAATCGCATCGTCCACCACCATGCCGATCGCTACCGCAAGTCCACCAAGCGTCATGGAATTGACGCTCAAGTCGAATAAGTCAAAGACGAGGACCGTAATACCCAACGAGAGGGGAATAGCTGTTAGCGTGATGAGGGTAATACGCAGATTCAGCAGAAAAAGAAATAAGACAATGGCTACCATAATGGCACCGTCGCGCAGAGCTTCTTCCAGATTTCCTATCGCCAGGTCAATGTAATCGGATTGTCTATATATCGTCAGGATTTCGACTCCCTCAGGAAGGGATGCTTGAAGATCCATCATCGTTTTCTCAACCTGTTCGGTTAACGAAAGTGTATCGAATCCTGGTGACTTGGTGATGCTTAAAATGATGCCCGGGTGGCCGACGACCTTTTCGTTCGGCTTGTCCTTGTATAACGATTTGGAACCTATACCGGCTTCTCCGCGCATCGGTTCTATATCCCATACCACATTCGCGACATCCCTCAGACGGATCGGTCGGTCATTTTCATAGTTCACAACCGTATCGGCTATTTCCCCCAAGTCGGTAGTCATTCCCAGATTACGAACCATGATCTCCTGGGCGGATTCCGTTAAAAAACCGCCCGTGGTATTTTTTACCGCTTTTGCCGCTGCATCGTGTATCTGTTCGTAGGATACTCCGAGTGCCAGCATCTTGTTCGGGTCCGGCTGCACCTGGACTTGTTTAACGCCTCCCCCCATGGAAAGGACTTCCGCTATACCTGGAATGGATTGGATTTTGCGCGACACGTTCCAGTCGGCAATGGCGCGCAATTCTCTGGGGTTGGTTTTCCCAGAGGGG is part of the Verrucomicrobiota bacterium genome and encodes:
- a CDS encoding transmembrane 220 family protein — protein: MKILNWILCFLFLLSAVLQYNDPDPVIWMLMWGATGVACLLFALKKLPNLMPMIVGGIALVWALILLPKIIGTYEDILWNEVFMQASMSNITVEWVREMGGLLIIAIWMGVLLCVGRKTA
- a CDS encoding efflux RND transporter permease subunit; translation: MLNFLIRFSLSQRPIILVFAIVVIALGIKTATELPVEVLPDLTKPTVTLLTESPGFAPEEVETLVTIPLENALMGVTGVSRLRSINDIGLSLIFVEFDWGTDIYQARQFVQERLSGATGSLPDGISPYMTPVASLMGNIMLIGLSDPSGKTNPRELRAIADWNVSRKIQSIPGIAEVLSMGGGVKQVQVQPDPNKMLALGVSYEQIHDAAAKAVKNTTGGFLTESAQEIMVRNLGMTTDLGEIADTVVNYENDRPIRLRDVANVVWDIEPMRGEAGIGSKSLYKDKPNEKVVGHPGIILSITKSPGFDTLSLTEQVEKTMMDLQASLPEGVEILTIYRQSDYIDLAIGNLEEALRDGAIMVAIVLFLFLLNLRITLITLTAIPLSLGITVLVFDLFDLSVNSMTLGGLAVAIGMVVDDAIVDVENVYRRLRENASRENPRPNIEVIAQASAEVRSSILYATVLIILVFLPLLALSGVEGRLFSPIAIATIVSMAASFIVSLTVIPVLSSYLLKPKPGKLHKEGFIVRGLKWLFRNTWLNLALSQPFVIFLVTGGLLYIAYGTVAHMGGNFLPPFREPTALVATTTAPGTSLKQTNEISAIAQDLLLQIPEIETVGYRVGRAERGDHVVPVSTVEFDVEFDRSSARSRDDILADIRQTMKGIPGTFSAISGPLADRIGHMLSGVSAKVAIKIYGPELSELRRLGTEIVEIAREIPGLEEARGEQQAPIPQLRIEVDRSRALAYGITPGALNEQLAALMGGDTVAEVYEGQRVYDLVVRLPKEWRESQQKLSSLYIDTQSGQRIPLSYVADIRQGTGPNTILRENTIRRFVVSINPTTSDLNAVVEQLQSDVAEKISLPQGYTLSFEGEYEAQQEARKTIMIMSAVILVVILVLLLSYFKSFSFVILVLTIIPISLIGSILYTRYTLDNISIATLVGFIAVTGIAARNNIMMISHYLHIMRHEGEQFTRSMVERGTLERLVPVLMTAISAGLALLPLVLAAEEPGKEILNPVAIVIIGGLISSTFLGLAVTPALFYTFCRKAAEKSIRLESAASE